In bacterium, a single genomic region encodes these proteins:
- a CDS encoding AAA family ATPase, producing MKIAISGKGGVGKTTLSVLLASLYVEEGKKTLLVDADPDSNLAACLGLSQEIVNQITPISKMKALIEERTGAKLDQTGTLFKINPQVNDIPDRFSLNFNGIKLLIMGTVEKGKSGCMCPANTLLKNLMKELLVKKDEVVILDMEAGIEHLGRATAGNVDVFLVVVEPGLRSIHTAKNIQRLARDIGIKNVLIVSNKVRNEQDYSIITQEVKPLEIIGSISYHEELIKADLMGKGILPIPNPKIKEEIENIKYMIKRSEERGEESNGKDGIQF from the coding sequence ATGAAAATAGCCATAAGTGGTAAAGGAGGCGTTGGCAAAACAACATTAAGTGTTTTGTTAGCCTCATTGTATGTTGAAGAAGGAAAAAAAACCTTATTAGTCGATGCAGACCCGGATAGTAATTTAGCCGCTTGTCTTGGACTTTCACAAGAAATAGTCAATCAAATTACGCCTATTTCTAAAATGAAAGCACTTATTGAAGAACGCACCGGGGCAAAATTAGACCAGACAGGAACTTTATTTAAAATAAACCCCCAGGTAAATGATATTCCTGATAGATTTAGTCTAAATTTTAATGGGATTAAACTTTTAATTATGGGGACTGTTGAAAAAGGTAAATCTGGTTGTATGTGTCCGGCTAATACCCTTCTTAAAAATTTAATGAAAGAACTCTTAGTTAAAAAAGATGAGGTAGTTATTTTAGACATGGAGGCAGGAATTGAACATTTAGGCAGAGCGACGGCAGGTAATGTTGATGTATTTTTAGTCGTAGTAGAACCTGGACTTAGAAGTATTCACACCGCTAAAAATATTCAAAGATTAGCCAGAGATATTGGAATTAAAAATGTCCTGATTGTGAGCAATAAGGTAAGAAATGAACAGGATTACAGTATCATCACCCAGGAGGTAAAACCTCTTGAAATTATTGGTTCTATTTCATATCATGAAGAATTAATCAAAGCCGACCTCATGGGAAAAGGTATATTACCTATCCCAAATCCAAAAATTAAAGAAGAGATAGAAAATATAAAGTATATGATAAAAAGAAGTGAAGAAAGAGGAGAAGAGAGTAACGGTAAAGATGGGATACAATTTTAG